The genomic window ggagcagtaggcaggagatggtgctggcagagggctgtaggcgtaaccgcaggtgacaggctgaacacaggagcaatggtgaaacaggggaacaggaaccaggaacaaggactagggaccaggtagcggataggaatcaggaacagggactagggaccaggtagcggataggaatcaggaacaacagggagctgggccaaacgctatgggaagcatgtagaggctccaacacaagggacagggcatgctgggatttatagggagtgattggtgcaactaaccaattaagggcggactggccctttaaatctgagacagccggcgcgcgcgcgccctaggaggcggggacgcgcgccggccggcacagacggagacaggagcggagaagaggtgaggcgcccccaggggccgaactagcagcagcgccgggtccctgcacaaggaccccggcggctgcatggggcaggaggaggtcgcggcggcggcccggaacacgggacgccgccgcggccgtgacagagcACAGTCAACAGTAGATATAGAACCAtttaaatataaaacaaaatCATATAGGCTGTGCACAAGTTTAGTGACAAAACAGAGCTCACACAGCAAACTGCAGAGGTTGTAGAATTAAATCTAAGCCTTTTAATAAAGCCTTATGAGGAAAAGGTTTGTAAAGGTTTGATAAAGAAAACATATTCTTGATGAGTTTAGTGAGGAACCAGGGCAAAGGATATCATGGGGGAAGGAATAAATGCAAATGGGACAGATACATTATTATAGACTACTGGTCaacatggtcaaccatgtttttgtttatgctaaaaaagagaaaaaatgtgctgcagtgtgaacccagtcttattattatataatagaaAGGTAGTcactacaaaaaaatataaagaacattattattattattattaacaacaacaacaacaacaacaacagcaacaacaacaacaacaataataataataataataataatatcatccACATGATTTATACATTTGGAAATTCTTCAagtttgtaataaaaagcaattcaGACATCAATATAGAAGAGAGTTATTTACAATTAAAATAGTCCAACAATAAAATTCACTAATGGCAGTTACAATGACAGCAGTCAAAACTGGTTGGGGTGTTTATCTTATGACAGATGGCTATGAGGGCTATAATTAAATTAGTAATAAATATAATTGATCTAGGTAAATTGTTCAATCAGGGCAAGTATGCCTCAGGATTTGTGTTTTGTCTTTCTCTGTGATCACTAAAAATATTGttgacttgtgatttttttttctagcataTAGATTCTGACTTTCCTATCAAGAATGAATTCCCTGACCAAGCTGAGCGCTCACCTTCACTAGCTTACAATTCAGTGGAACTTGAAGAACAAATCAAGCCAGGACTTAATCCTAAAGAAGTCATTTGGGACACAACGAAACAATGTTGTAAAAGTTGCCCAGGAAAATTAGGCAGATTTTTATTTGAACTTTTCCCTGTGCTTACTTGGCTTCCTCGTTACAAAGTTAAAGAATACTTGCTAGGTGACGTTGTGTCTGGACTCATTGTTGGTATTGTCACCATTCCTCAGGCCATAGCATATTCACTATTGGCAAGCCAAGATCCAATTTATGGCCTATACACTAACTTTTTTTGCTGTATTATCTATTTTCTTATGGCTACATCTCGCCATAATTGTGTTGGTACATTTGGAGTACTGTGCCTTATGGTAGGTGAGTCAGTGAACAAACAGCTCAGGGCTGCAGGTTTTCCAGAAGAAGGTGACATAACAAATTCAACACTTTCCATTAATGGAACTGTATATGGTCGAGGCTCTTATGCGATCATGGTGGCCACTTCATTAACATTCATGGCTGGAATTTACCAGGTAAGTTAGTTGTTTCTAATATGCCAAACTTTGTTATCATCTAATTCCAACTGAAAAGACTACAAAAGCATGGGCACAAGATGATAATATGTTGAGTAATTGGAAAAAAGTTACGACCAGGAAGTGAATATTTCCTATGTAAACTGCTGTAATTTTGTGAGCAATTTTCTTGTACTTTGTAGCAAGTAATCATATTGTCACAAAATGAATTTACCTAATAATGGCTGCACATTTTCAGTTAATAATGTCTCTTTGCTGTTTCAAACTATCACATTTCAAGAAATACTGTACAGATGACTGCCTGCTAAAATAAAAAGTAACATTTGTAATGACATCTCCAGGCTTCTACGCCAAAAGTATAGGAGACAAGATTATCTTAACAGGTGTCTCTAGAGTTTCTCTCGTCACTCTCTTTGGCTATACCTGGCATAGATATATAGCATGTTTCATGCTAGTTGACGTGATTTACATACTTTATAATAGAAATCAAATTGCCAGTTAAAAAAAGATAATGACAAATATAAATATTCACAGTAGGGATGTCACTAAGTGCATTCTGACATGCAAAATTTACTCCATCTAAAGGCAACAGACAAGCTTTGTATACCGACGGTGTATACAGATGTTAcaattattcttaaaggggttgttttatTAACACAACTTACTTGCATATGCCCTGATAGAGTATACTGATGTTATTGAGGGACTGTATGTTGGCAGACACTAAGGAAATGGGAGAAATTCTATTTACATGAGACTGAGTTGGAGGGGCTGGATAAAGGGGAGtaatgttatttacatgggactataAGTTGTGTTAGGATGAAAGGCTGCAGGGAGTGATATTCTTTACAAGGGTCTCTGAATTGGAAGAGGCTGAAGGAAAGGGAATTATGTTCTTTACATGGCACACACAGTTTGAGAGGCTGATGGGAGGGCTTGTAGGAAGTCAAAATGCCCCTAAAAAACTGCACCAAGTAGCGTGTTGGCAAACTATCAGCAATCAGCAAAATgtggtcaactacgtttttgtatATGCTAAGAAATGGATGCAATTTGATCtgttttgttttaaattttattttttataatgggagttaatggaaaaactgaattgatcagttttttcatgttttttttatttttttgcgcaaaatggatggggaaaaaaaacactccaaaaactgcagtgtgaacccagccttaaatgcaTTACCTACAACAACTAACCAACCTAAAAAGGGTCAGTGTAAATGAGTGCTTGAAATGGCCCCTGCCTCAGTTACATACCTTATGTACAGAGTATGCAAACACAAACAGTACCACTGAACTTTTTCATAATTTTCTTTTCCCATTTGCATAGAAATATAATAAACTCATATGAACTTgttaatatattttctttttttttccagatactTATGGGACTCTTTGGGCTAGGTTTTATCACCATGTATTTATCAGAGCCCTTACTGAGCGGCTTTGTTACCGGATCTTCGCTCACCATTGTAACCTCACAGATTAAGTATCTTTTAGGCTTGAAGATCCCTCGTCGTGATGGAGCAGGGTCCTTGGTTATGACTTGGATTGATGTTTTCTCCAACTTGAACAGCACCAACATGTGTGACTTATTAACAAGTGCTGTTGCCATAGCTGTTATGCTACCAATCAAGCAACTCAATGATAAATATAAGAGCAAGCTGATAGTTCCATTTCCAGTAGAGCTGTTTGTTATCATTGTGGCCACTTTGGTTTCCCATTACTGTGACTTCAATGACAAGTATAAGTCGTCAATTTGTGGAACAATTCCTACAGGATTTATGCCCCCAAGATCACCAGAGTGGGGTCTGATTCCAAGAATCGCAACTGATGCAATCCCCATAGCAGTAATAGGCTTTGCGATGACTGTATCTTTGGCTGAAATATTTGccaaaaaacatggatataccaTTAGTACCAACCAGGAGATGATAGCTATAGGCATGTGCAATATGATCCCTGCTTTCTTTTACTCTTTTGCAAGCTGTGCTGCTTTAGCCAAAACTCTTCTGAAGGAGTCTACTGGTGCCAACACACAGCTCAATGGTATTGTAACTTCAATAGTATTGTTACTTGTTCTTCTAGCTATTGCTCCACTCTTCTATTCACTACAAACATGTATTTTAGGAGTAATCACAATTATTAGCCTTAAGGGAGCAATTATAAAATTTGGAGACACACCAAAAATGTGGAAGATTAGCAGAATAGACACAGTGGTCTGGTGGGTTAGTATGCTGGCTTCTGCCTTAATTTCTACTGAGATTGGGCTGTTAGTGGGTGTCTGCTTTTCTATGCTCTGTGTGATTTTCCGTACACAGAGGCCGAGAGCTACTCTTTTGGGCCAAGTCAGTGGGACGGAGATATACGAAGATCAGTTTAAATACAAAGAGCTAGATAATGTGCCAAATATCAAAATATATCGCTTTGATGGTTCTCTATACTATGCCAATAAggattatttcaaatcaaccttGTTTGGTAAAACTGGTGTTAACCCATCAATAGTGTTAGCATTACGAAGAAAGGCCAAAAAAGAAGAGGAGAGCACCAATGGGCAaacaaaatactattttttttcaaaGCTTAATGTAATTAAAACTGTATGTAAACCCCACAAATCCATTAAGCCATATGTCCCAGAAATCAATATGCATTCCCTTATAATTGACTGTGGTGCTATGCAGTTTGTAGATAGTGTAGGTCTCAGTGTGCTCAAAGAGGTCCGCAATGACTATGAAGAGATCGGCGTGTGGGTTTTTC from Dendropsophus ebraccatus isolate aDenEbr1 chromosome 1, aDenEbr1.pat, whole genome shotgun sequence includes these protein-coding regions:
- the LOC138774372 gene encoding sulfate transporter-like, translating into MAQHIDSDFPIKNEFPDQAERSPSLAYNSVELEEQIKPGLNPKEVIWDTTKQCCKSCPGKLGRFLFELFPVLTWLPRYKVKEYLLGDVVSGLIVGIVTIPQAIAYSLLASQDPIYGLYTNFFCCIIYFLMATSRHNCVGTFGVLCLMVGESVNKQLRAAGFPEEGDITNSTLSINGTVYGRGSYAIMVATSLTFMAGIYQILMGLFGLGFITMYLSEPLLSGFVTGSSLTIVTSQIKYLLGLKIPRRDGAGSLVMTWIDVFSNLNSTNMCDLLTSAVAIAVMLPIKQLNDKYKSKLIVPFPVELFVIIVATLVSHYCDFNDKYKSSICGTIPTGFMPPRSPEWGLIPRIATDAIPIAVIGFAMTVSLAEIFAKKHGYTISTNQEMIAIGMCNMIPAFFYSFASCAALAKTLLKESTGANTQLNGIVTSIVLLLVLLAIAPLFYSLQTCILGVITIISLKGAIIKFGDTPKMWKISRIDTVVWWVSMLASALISTEIGLLVGVCFSMLCVIFRTQRPRATLLGQVSGTEIYEDQFKYKELDNVPNIKIYRFDGSLYYANKDYFKSTLFGKTGVNPSIVLALRRKAKKEEESTNGQTKYYFFSKLNVIKTVCKPHKSIKPYVPEINMHSLIIDCGAMQFVDSVGLSVLKEVRNDYEEIGVWVFLVNCNPSVRRLLHNGDFFSGANNSAGGQVFHSVHDAVTFAENKFRKETSLNHINNTGSFSATIDGSHEATKL